The genomic stretch GACACCGGGAATTCTCCAGATGTGGTACCTGCAGTTGGCCCTAATGAGCAAATGATTGGCCTGAAGCTTGGGAAGAGGACTTACTTTGAGGATGTCTGCGCAGGGAGCAATACTAAGAGTGCCTCATCTTCAGCTTCTGTGACCCCATCTTCCACGTCGGTAAAGAAGCCAAAGGTGTCACAACAGGGCACACAAGCTTCTTACTGTCAAGTTGAAGGCTGTAATATAGACCTCTCTGGAGCTAAAGACTACCATCGTAAGCACAGAGTCTGTGAGAACCATTCCAAATGCCCCAAGGTCATTGTTTCTGGTCTGGAGCGCCGGTTTTGCCAACAGTGCAGCAGGtgcctttttctttatttgctttGATGCTGATTGCTTAACACATCTTTTGTGCTTTGCTTCTGAGTAAGAGGATTGTTTACCTGGATGATAAGACAAGCTAGGTAGCAGTATTTTTTACTGCAATGTATAGTTGATTTGCTATTCATGATACCCGCATGTGATTATTGCATGATGGTACAGTTTTCCTTTTACCAACTAGTAGAGCTGATATTGCACTTTTGACAATTTTCTTTTACCATGCACAAGGTTCCATGATCTCTCTGAGTTTGATCAGAAGAAGCGAAGCTGCAGGAGGCGACTTTCTGACCACAATGCACGCCGTCGCAAGCCACAACCAGAAacaatttcttttaattctgCGAGGCTTGCTTCATCATTTTATGGTATTGGCCAAACATTTATAAACTTAAACTTGTGAATTGTAAAAACATGTCCTATACTGGTATTTACACATTTCCTCCATCCAGAGGTGTAGTTTGCTAACATATTTTAGTCAATCATATAGCCATTCCAAGAACTGGAGTAGTGATATCAACTTTTCGTGATATAATGGTTCTAGACTTCTAGTTCTTCCATATCTACAGCAATGAACTGTACTTCTGtcattttttacttttgtttatgcTCTTTGCTAAGATATCTCATAGCCTTTCTGAGAACTACAATAAGGATTAACAATAAGGATTAAGGATATTGACCTTTGTGGTTTAGTGGTTCTAGGTGGGGTGTATATACGGTGATGAACTgcattttctttctatttttaccTTTGTTTGTGCAGTTTGCttagatattttaattaaaatcttagTCTTTCAAAGAACTAACAAGTTTGGTggtttattgattttgttaggCATATTGATGGGGATGACTGTATTTCCTATCGATTTTTACTGTTGTTTATGTCAGAAAGGAAGCAGTGTAACTGCGGTTAAGCATGGACATTGTTTATGAATATACCATTAACATATTGGtgtccttttctttatttttgtcattttttgcTGTTAGAGTTCACCTCATTTAATATGTTTGCTCCTAGTGTCTTTTAAGAAGATAGCTTTGCAATTTTGCTTCACTAAATGCTGTACTCCATCTTCTGTGTTTCCAATATAAAAATCTTGGTTCTGAAAATCTGATGAACCAATGGCATGGAACCTTGCATTATAGTTAGAGATAGACATGCACTCATTCTAGAAAGGTACTGTTTACTGTATCTTGTCATTGAATGCTAAGGCAAAAGTCTTTTTGTATATAATGGGAGTGAAACTTATTTTGGTGGTATTTTTTGTTGCAGATGACCGGCACCAGATGAACCTTCTTGTAAACAGAGTTCCATTTGGTCACACAAGGCCCAATATGAATTCCACATGGGATGCCTCATGGGACTTCAAGCTTATGCAAACAAGAGGATCTTGGATTAAGTCAACAAAACCAGGAGTGTTTGATGGACAGCTGGGTTTATCTAGTGGTGGCCTTTCAAATACTAATTCCTCACTCCGTAGTGACTTAGACAGGCTCTTGCCTTTCAAGGGCACCACTGCCGAAGTTCTCAATCAAGGTAGTATTCCTGATCACTTGTCTCCTCATGGTGGATGTTTACTCCTGTCACCTATATTTGCTTAATAAACTTACAACCAAGATACAGAATTTAACTACTTTTAGAATTCTGAGCATTCACTTGAGGGTAGCTTGATCTGTTAGTTTTGTTTAGTTACCTCTGCATGTTAAATTTCTGTTCTTGCATTTGCATTTTAAACTGGAGAACTGCACAAGCTTTTCTGATATAGGTCAGATTCTTAATCGATACTGTGCAGCAAATGATTTCTATTTCTCTACCGATGTGACTATATTCATGCCCCAAACTAAAGATTCATGTCATTATGAAACATTCCTAAATATCTGTGACGGGCTACTGCCTATCTTGAACCTTTGCTATGCATCCAAGAATATTCAGAATAAAAGAAAGTGAACCAAGATCTGATCCCCAGAGTGTGATTATGTAAAAAGTGGACAAATGAAATGCTTGTATGGCTATTTTATACAATGACCTTATATGCGATGGACACTTATTGCTCGATCTTGGAGTATAACATAACTTGCTTCTTTTCCTGAAATTCAAGCTTTGACTCTAACAAAGTAGACCTTTCATTTCATGACTTAGGTTCAGATATTCAACTTATCCTCCTGATATAccaatgattatgattttaCATCAAAGCGCTGTCTTTGGGACCTTGGGTCACTGATATGGAGTCATTGGGGTTGTATGTTAAATCTTTTTTAACCAATTTTAATTTAGCGTGGTTTAAAATTGTTAAGAGGTTTATCACTTGCTCAAGACTTGGCAGCATGTGCATCTCTTGCTCCTATCACTATGAATGTGGCTATAGTTCTTCATCAAGGGGCATAATAAAAAACCATTGTACATGTTTACCACACATAAATTTCCCCTTCAGATATGACAGTGAATCAGTGATTCGCAATTGATTGACGTTTTGCGATCAATACACTTTAAAAACTATCTTGGAAAGGGATTTCTCTGTAATCTCTCTATTAATCTTGTTTGTATGTCATGTGGTTGATGTATGTTATACTCAAGAGTCAAGACCACTTCTATCATTTCTATCTTGTTACCTTGTTCATGGGCAAATAAAATTCATCAGTGTGTATCCTGATTGTAGTTACCAGGCGCACTGAGATGAATATACACTTATGTCAATATACCACTGTTTCCTATCTCCTGCTGCACGATTTCATTGATATTCAAAAGCACGGAAAAACCAAGTCATTCAATAgatcaaacaaataattatgTTCTTCATCAATGATATTTTTCAGGTCTGGAAGCATCTGCTGCTGCCTCCAACTTGGATGGAGCACCGGATCTTCGGCGTGCTCTCTCTCTTCTGTCAACTGATACGTGGGGTTCAGCTGAGCCTGGTCTCACTTCTCTTGTACCTGTGGTGGACAAGAGCCAGACCAAAGGTGGCCTGCCAGCCATGCAAGTGATGAGCTCTGCCTCAGATTTATGGAAGGACGAACAACCCCTCGATCAGCAAGCAAGAGTGCTGCCATTTAACTTGCACAGTAATGGTAGCCAATTTCAGGAGTTTCAGCTTAAAGCACCCTACGAGGCTGCTTTCTTTGATTCCGACCATATCCATTGACTGCATTATATCAGTCAATCACCTTTGAAAGTGTGGTAAGTTTTAACTTTTTTGCCAAGTATCTCTTTATTCATTCCATTATCTTAATTTCTTGTTTCTACTGTTTTCAGTCCTTGCCATTAGTGTTGAGCTTATTATGTGCATTCGGACAAAATAGAACACTTGGCTTTGAAACAAAGTGAGGAACTTGGGATATTAATTTTCTCTCTAGTTACCAACCCTCATGAAAAGCTTTGGAATTACTTATCACTGTTTTGCATGTCAAAATAATTGCCATTACTCGAAACCTTTTAAAAACTGtaataaaaaaagtgcttataCTGATGAAATTTGTGGTTTTTGAAAAGTGGCTAATGAGAAATTTTCTATGCATGTTTTTCTGTTTTGCATATCAATATAATTACCATTACTTGGAACCTTTTGACAACTGTAAAGCTTTTCCCAACCGTGATTGGTAATAAGCAAGATTCCTATAAGACAATCAACCCATTTTCATGGATCAAACCCTCAGGATTTTGACATTCttggttgtattttattttactttgtttttaaGTAGCAATAAATATTACTGTTTGACATTCGTgattgttcttattttatttttgaatggcAGGCTGCTGATGGATAATAGGAATGGCTGCAAAACCAGCGTACTTGTGTAATTTACTACCAGTTGCTCATACAGCTGCATGATGATGATGGACCTTATGATCAAGAGGCTATAGCCTTAAGATCACAGtcatcttcttttttgttttttaagatttatgtttggAACATTCACTCCTGTTTAACCTGCTTTGTACCATGGGTGGCACTCCATGAGTAGAACCACAAGACATTGTTTTAGACTCGAATAAAATAGCAGGCACTTTGACGTTAAAAATTGCCTCGGGGCACTTGATTTGGGTAATTTAATTTATGCaggcgtgtgtgtgtgaatgacgtgcaaatttgttttttcaatcATGCATGATTGACGGTTGctccatgatgatgatgataagtgtATGTAAATTCAGTTTGAGATACATTTTGATTTGCCCACTGCTTTTCTTGTTCTGTGTTTAAAGTTGTCCCAtctccacaattttttttattttttaataagatgAGACTGTTAAAAAAGGCAGAGACGTGGACAAATTTCAACGAAATAAATAGGAGTGGGATAGAATCTGCGCACACATGAGTGGTGAGATCACTCGTACACAATCATTACTTACACTCCTATAAATGTGCTTTCATCCAAAATTCAAACTTTTATCActtgtaaaaaattatattggaaACCTAACTACCAATAAACCACTTGTATCTATCTAATACATGTTAAATTTAGAGACGAAAGGCATCTCATACATGTTAATTAAGCACCAAACAATTGTGCCCTTATACCACCCAATCTGTCAATCAAGATGCGCAAAAGTAACACAATGCCCACCTATAACGTTTTCTGATTCATTATTTACTAGACCTGTCCGTGTGATGAATAATAGCATAACCAAGTTGCAGGAGTAGTAGCAGAGCAGCAGCTCATTACAACAactcaagaaagagaaagagagaacgCCAAGAATCAAGACCCTCGCCCTGAGCTTCCCCTCGCCCTGAGCCtcccctcttgccatggcaagcgggggtaAACCCCTCCCCCTAAAAAAATCCCCGGTCTCAAATCGCGACCCTCTCGACTCAAACGCTAGATAGTTCCCCTCTTCACAATGAGCATCTTCTCAACAAGCTTAAAGCTTCCACTTCCAACTTCGTCCCTACTGGACAAAGACGCCATTAACCGCGGTCGAATGAAATTTCAATACGCTCTATACGGCAAATTGTTTGGAAAATCCCCTCCTTTTGAGCAAGTTAAGAAGACGCTCGGATAAATGGAATAGTTTTTGGTGAGATCCTCATCTCTGATCTCCCTAATGGCTTCCTGTTGGTTCGTTGCCCTTCTGAGAAGGCCATGCAGCAAATTCTTCTTGAAGGACCTTGGTCTGTTAACGGTATCATTCTCCAGATGTCCCAATGGAAACCTTTTTTCGAGCCTAGCTTTGCTAAGCTCAATTCTGCCGCTATTTGGGTTCGGGCTCCATAACTTGCTGGGTTGAGTCTCTGGGGACGGAGATGTTCTTGAATCCATTGCCAAGAACTTTGGCACCCCTCATCAAGGTCGACGAGTTCACTTCCACCCCGGCGAGATCTAAATACGCTCGAGTTTGCATCGAAATCGATTTATCTAAACCAGTGTGTAGAGGTTTCTGGATAGGTGACGAGTTTCAGAAGGTTTTCGTTGTGGTGATGTACGAACGTCTGCCGACGTTCTGTTATAACTGTGGGCTTATTGGACACGGCAGCAAGTCGTGTACTCGAGTTGCTTCGGCCGGAGCCGGAGAGTTCTCTTTGCCCTCTCGTGAAGAACGAGTGCCGGTAGAAAAAGCTCCCCTGGTATCGAACGAAACTGATCAACTCATGGATTCTTCTGACCCTATCTTTGACCCTGAGAAGAACGATAATCTGGATACCGACTTTGGACCTTGGTTACTGGTGTCTCGCCGGCGTGGCCGTGCTCGGGGACGGGGAGGTGGATCCTTGCATGCCTCTCACGTGTCTCCACGCACAGCAGTCGGTGGGGACGCCGTGAACAACGTGTCCCGAAGCGACGCTTCTCACAATCCACGTGGCGGTTCGAAATTCGCTGGTCGTGGGCGGTCGTCCACTTTCATCGCCCCTCACACTTCCCCACACTCTGACAGCTTTGAAACTTTAAATGTTCATAATCCCGTTGAAAATCTAGCCGTTAATCAAATTTTTGAGACCAGAGAAACGCCTTGCGTATCTCATTTGGATCATAGCTCTTCACCTTTGCTTAATCCCCAAGTCACTACTCTGACAGCCCACTCAGGCCAACAAACTGTTCACGCTCCTTCTCGAGAAACCTCACCACCCACTTCGTCCAATCAAATCATCCCCTTTCGCCCTTCTCGAGATACCGCTCTTCAGACAAACCCTTCTAGCTCCAAACTCAGATCCATCTCCCCCCCTCCCATCTTGAAAGCTTCTGTTCCAGTTGGCAATCTCTGTCTCCCCTCATCCGGGTTACAGCACGACTCCGTTGTTTCGCAAGTCTCCTCTGCCCTTGATTCCAGTGAAATAGATGAAGACAGTGAAGAGGATGAGGGTACTGAAGAcgaagaagacgaagacgaagaaatgccagaagatgaagaggaaccaGATGACTTTATGACGTTAGTTCAATACCAAGCTGGAGTCAGACGGGAGACCCTTATTCGTAAAAGTGTTTATGAAGATGATCCATCGCAGAAGAGGGAGATTGGAACCAGAGTGGTTCCGGTCCTTGATGTTGCGACCTATTCTCTTCACCCTTTTCTTAAGggagtttctttcttttttccttcataattttgtttttttatgaacgCCATTAAAAATCATTTGTTGGAATTGCGTAGGGCATCTCCGATCGGGATACCTCTTCCCGTCTCCTTAGAATCATCAAAAAGCATAATCCGGTTCTGGTATGCTTAGTTGAAACCCGTGCCAATTCGGATCGAGTTGATCGCCTTTGCAAAAAAATCCCTAAACTTTGGGAATGGGCCACGGTTCTTGCGGAAGGTTTCTCAGCAGTATCTTTATCCTTTGGAACTCGGTTCTCGGTCGAGTTACGCCTATCTCTGCTTTCTCGCCGTGTTTTTACATTTAGTGATCTCTTCTTCGTTTtctaaaaacttaattatttctGTGGTCTATAACTCTTCTCGTTGTATTAGCCAGAGATTTATTTGGCAAGAGCTTTCCAAACTCACTAAACTTAAGATCCCTTGGCTTATTCTGGGAGATTTCAACTCTATTCTTTCCAGAACTGAGCATAAGGGCGGCTCTTTCTTTTATTACAGTCGTAAAGCTAGATTTTTCAACGATTTTATCGACTGTAATAATCTTATGGATCTCAAGTACGTAGGCTCTCCTTTTACCTGGTGTAATAACCAACAAGGTTCGGCTCGTAGATGGGCCAGGCTTGATAGGTGCCTGGTTAATCTTGAGTGGAATGATATGTTTAAATCTTACAATCTTTCTCACCTCAATCGATCCTTCTCTGATCATTCGCCGCTTTTTCTGAAAGTTAGTATCTCCATTGTTTCCCGgagcatttttttcaaatttgagaaCTTTTGGATGGAATATCTTGATTGCCACTCTTGTATCCGTGACGCTTGGAATTTTACTCCTCGTGGCAATCCTATGCATGCTTTCTCTCATTTCTTGTCCCTGCACCGCTTTTAATATCAATCATTTGGAAAAGTGCTGGTTTTAACAACTTAGATGCTGCTATTTCTAAAACTGAAAATGATATTAGCTCTCTTGAACTTGCTGACTCTGGAcccaattctttttttatgaacttaaaaaaatctttatgcTAAACTTTCCGCTTTACAACGTCGTAGCAAGATTAAATGGGCCCAGCGCGCTCGTCTTAATTGGGTTTCAGATGGTGACAGGAATACTCGTTTCTTCCATGCTATCTACCGTACTCGCTCTCACAATAACTATATTGCTCAAATTGAGGATTCTAACGACAACGTCTTCAGTGATGCTACTGGAATTGAGCAAGCtttcatcaatttttataaGCATCTTTGGGGATGTTCAGATCGCTGTCCCCCCAATGGGCAAGTCTCTCTCCCTCCTGACATTCCTAAGATTTCTGAGTCTGATAGCGCTTCTCTCATCAGTGATGTAACTATTGAGGAAGTCTATCAAGCTCTTTTGGATCTTCCTCCAGGTAAGTCCCCTGGTCCCGACGGTTTCAACGTtgagttttacaaaattttttggCCTATTGTCGGTAATCATCTTTTCGAAGCCATTCTGCATTTTACTAATACTTCGCATATCCCCTGCTTTCCCGGGTAAAACTTTTTGTCGCCCTCATCCCTAAGAAGGATAATCCCAAACCGGTTTTCGATTTTTCGTCCTATTTCTCTTTGCAACGTTTGCTACAAAGTTCTATCTAAACTTCTTGCCAATAGACTTAAGAGGGTAATACCTCATATTATTGGTAGGGAACAAGTTGGTTTTGTGGCTGGCCGCAATGCTTCGGATAACATTATTACTGTGCAAGAAGTTGCCCACTCAATTGAATTTGATACCCAtagcccccctaggatgatcaTTAAACTGGATATCGAAAAGGCTTATGATACCCttagttggagtgcaattcttacCATTCTTGCTGCCATGAATTTTCCTCCTCTCTGGATTTCCTGGATCAAAACTTGTCTTCAAACTTGCAATTTCTCTCTCTTAGTCAATGGTAAACCTACCCCTTGGTTCCCCTCATTTAGAGGTGTTCGCCAAGGTGACCCTATCTCTTCTtacttgtttatcattgtttcTCAAACTCTCACTACCATGCTCAACTTTGGTCTTCTCCAAAATTTAATCCCTGGTTTTAATATTAATCTTCATCACAATTTCAACCATTTGATGTTTCGTCGATGACTTGATATTAATTACTTCTGCTTCTCATAGAGTTGCTAAAAATATACAAGCCTGTCTTAATTTTTATGGTACTTTCTCCTGCCAAACGatcctaat from Dioscorea cayenensis subsp. rotundata cultivar TDr96_F1 unplaced genomic scaffold, TDr96_F1_v2_PseudoChromosome.rev07_lg8_w22 25.fasta BLBR01001548.1, whole genome shotgun sequence encodes the following:
- the LOC120256624 gene encoding squamosa promoter-binding-like protein 12; its protein translation is MDWNARTPPPWDWESLALFSGKISELPKGEQESQWRIDGIGNGSVYSSGVGACSGSEFFNGCSPKSSFSASNDSSSKKSVMKVPGLNSLGADGFSQNISKKGELTRVDDTGNSPDVVPAVGPNEQMIGLKLGKRTYFEDVCAGSNTKSASSSASVTPSSTSVKKPKVSQQGTQASYCQVEGCNIDLSGAKDYHRKHRVCENHSKCPKVIVSGLERRFCQQCSRFHDLSEFDQKKRSCRRRLSDHNARRRKPQPETISFNSARLASSFYDDRHQMNLLVNRVPFGHTRPNMNSTWDASWDFKLMQTRGSWIKSTKPGVFDGQLGLSSGGLSNTNSSLRSDLDRLLPFKGTTAEVLNQGLEASAAASNLDGAPDLRRALSLLSTDTWGSAEPGLTSLVPVVDKSQTKGGLPAMQVMSSASDLWKDEQPLDQQARVLPFNLHSNGSQFQEFQLKAPYEAAFFDSDHIH